In the genome of Thermodesulfobacteriota bacterium, the window AGCCCTTAATCACATGGTCTCACATCTGCCAGTTTATGTCAATGATTTTTGGAACTACACAAAGAGGATTTTCTTTAAATTATTAAAAGTTTTACACCTATTATGTATAATCCCATTTATATGCCCTATTATTTAAGGAGGCTCTTATGTACCCAACTCTTAAGCCAGGCCTTACTTTTGAATTTGAATACGAAGTTCCAGAAAATAAAACAGTTCCTTACATCTATCCCGAGGCCCAGGAATTTCAGCTTATGCCTAAGGTCTTCTCAACCGGTTTTATGATTGCCCTTATTGAGTGGGCGTGCGTTAGGTTCGTAAACGAACACATAGATTGGCCAAATGAGCAGTCAGTTGGAATCGACGTTAGATTAAACCACACAGCGGCCACACCTCCCGGGATGACTGTAACAGTTAAGGGCGAGCTGGCAGAGGTAGACGGAAAGAGGCTAGTCTTTAATGTTG includes:
- a CDS encoding thioesterase family protein, encoding MYPTLKPGLTFEFEYEVPENKTVPYIYPEAQEFQLMPKVFSTGFMIALIEWACVRFVNEHIDWPNEQSVGIDVRLNHTAATPPGMTVTVKGELAEVDGKRLVFNVEAHDGVDQITSGTHQRFIVNAEKFIQKANEKAEAAK